The genome window TAAACCGCATTGGCATAGGCCCTATCATTATGTATTCAGTGTATCCATGATTATGGGGATTTCATCactcaaaactgagattttttgGAAAATAGAGGTACTTCTTGGTAATTATAATGTTTAGAAACATACTAGACAGAAAAGCACTTATTCGCCCTTCGGACGTGACAGTACTGTGCCTAAAAGACCTCgccattatgcagtcatgtctacagcagaattcaccacgacctttggaggacttaaaccccattacaccaagataaacctcattcaaaacagctcaactatgttaaatcagggatgtgtctcatatccctggataAATCCATAAatatatgtttctgatttacctgtccgatatcgcaatgtgctgtgatgaaataggtattataatttcagttggatgcaccattacaaagcaaacgcacatttacaatactgagcgtggcctttgtttcaGAATGAGAACacaagtctgcatattgttatccagccatgttgatggtacaactcatgtcaaacttgtcacatttattgtgatcgtatcacacaagtatgagaaacatgtcgttttagacttaacacggttgggaaaaagtttttccattttttagctccctatcgggcagtcagaactccatatttgggagggctcgacaacaatctttccaaaatcgcattttaatcatttttagatgaccatagagggaaagaattaaattttttttcacagcttctatggcgaaaattgatcaaaccgatcacacgatggtgctcgctCGAATTTGGAGCTATCTCGAgccagctgttgagcacaatttgccattaaaattacacgcactctcttcggaaaaacagctcgacaacagctttcccgtgacattttttacttcaaattgtagtatgttaaggatgaacattataattcacatgtgagcctctatggctattattggaTGAAGGGTTTTCCctccagcccactaactagtctattgcTTATACCtaaagtacagtgagtgagctaaaggtcaatcatcaattggagcgctgtgtgtgcactgaataggaaaaacggaaaGTAACGCAGCCATTATAAGTACGCCTATTAATTCATGTTATAATTTAGGTTCACAACTTACTACTGTTAAGCGTATTCACaacattttaacatagaaaggagTATGATTTATTTACGCCAATTATAATACCCAATTAgtccaatgtcgttcaatattaaagaaaaatgcccgaattttaaaagttgccgttAACAGCGATCATTTGTTATTACGAAAGCATAGTGGCATGTGAAATCCGCCATAATTTTCATTCCGAAGTCAAATCAGACAAATAATTGTGTTATTtatacatatgtgaccatccaccacacggatgtctccagtgccactattgagatatgctccattaaacttaacaataaacaataggaaacaaaggatttattgactgttttattgatttttcattacttaaatgtcaagtactatagacatgatatcattttaaagctaatttcaagcagaatatggttgaatatctcaaaaatgatgattggcgacttcagggctcagttgtgctggatggtcacatatattgtTTCATGACATGTagagctgtattactttttaagcaaagttgaacactgatggcgctatttatcttaattcTTGCTTGCATCTTACGGGTAGACACTTGCATAacggcattaaaacatcataaaaatgagtaacatatgatctactttttatcatgaaatgaaaggaataactcatattatcgggctaaattaatttaaaatatatgtaaatagcgccctcaatttgcacacaaatatacagctTATAGgataaaaatgaccacaaaaagacagaaaaagacaaatttgataaagaaaaaaaatccaagttaaaaatagctaaaatatatatttgtatattcgtGTTGGTATTGTAATTGAAAATTAAGTAATGTTTTGTTGGAAACATTAAATaatggtcacatcaaacaaccgtgtaattgaaaATTAAGTAATGTTTTGTTGGAAACATTAAATaatggtcacatcaaacaaccgtgtgttaatattgaacgacattggacgTATTGTGTATCAAAATGCACGTAAATAAACCGCCCTTCTTTCAATGTTTAAATATTGTCGATACGGTAAATAGTTCTGAAGCcgatatactttgatcagctcgtaataggcgggaattgtTAGCCTTTACCACTACgcagaaaagtagacccacgttaataAGAGAGCTATATAGTTGACCTGACTGGTCTTTGTGTggtaaagaaagtagacaaagtataggacttgcattaataattcgtgatgcttcttgAGAGGTGcgacaagaaaattctcaaaataaaatattttgaaattaatccgcgatgttataaggcccgccgattacgaactgatcaaagtataggtgtatttataaggGCTGCGTTgctttttgtgaagtctttatgTCACGAACAGAATTTGTTTCATTCCAGATCTGATCTAAGAATATTATTTTATGCACTCTCCTCGCTACACTCAAGTTTTGGAAAATGTTGATGTAACAAATAGGCCCTATGTCGTATTTGCATAGTGATTGTGAAGCACGCAATGGTTGCGCTCTATAAAAGCAGTATATTGTTTACACCGTCCCACgttaactgcagacgacaagtttcaacaaaaacttaaaaaatccaaaatttcataattgtaaattttcatggccatatttggaatcagcatgacaaatacatcaaaatgagtacaaacaagcccagttcagaggttcttaagatagttgttatgaatttttaattgggGAATTAGTCCATGGTAAAGGAgagagcgaggtaccagatttggagtctcaagggatgagggaatgaacggaaacgggaatgactatctctaaatgaacaagatgaaacagaaattacgTTTAATAATAGAGTTACGTCGCaataagtataattgaatatatcaagttgatttaattaaaatctagtcaactggacttactatttattgactggcgacgtttcacatcctatcctggatgcttcctcaagccgtctgatttttcggcggcgattggtcagtgacccgtgacggggtcacagaactgagacgtcgagggatcttttggattgcagaactgtaggcccccgccaagttgtggcgtagacctcctcctctgttcagcgatggctcctcccgcttcacataaacagcctctttcacacctctttcaaaccaccgcgattctctgtgaaacgtcgccagtcaataaatagtaagtccagttgactagattttaattaaatcaacttgatattttatttacctggatgactgagaatatacacaaatatatcgGTAACCAATTTGGCAAGGATTGCCTAAATTCGGTGAGGAACTTTGAGAAAACGTCGAGGAAACTAGCGGACTATAGAAATCATCTACGGTTCAATTTGCGTTGCCTGCATTCAAACGTAACACCCCGCAGTTTATGGATTAAACCTCTCGTAAAAGGGATACAAGGCTGAGAAAATCATAGCCAAAGCTCAAAAGGATTTATTAAACGAACGTGTTCGCCAGACGAATTTTACGATCAATGTCTTGAAAAATAAAGTGAGTGAGATTTCTGATAATTTGCGTGGCCGGTTACCAGGTGATGTTCATGATCGTGTGTCACAGTTCACGGCGCAGTCGCAATTGACACAACACCAGAAATCGAAAGAGAGACAGcaaaataaatacgcaaggctGCAGAATTCTGCACCGTCTGCACGGCGGTCGAGGTCTGACTTGGACAAGAACTGGAGAAATAATGATGGATTACATCCAGATAGTGATTTAAAAGATAGATGGGTAAAGAACCTATCTAGTAGACCGCTCAGTGTTGTGGAGAGAGATGTACTCGCGAAGGGCTTGAATTATTCGGTAGCGCCGGATCGCATCCCCCATGTGGAATTAATAACAGCAACAGAGTCAGCCATTAAACACAACAATTTGGATACATCGACAGCGGACGAGTTGAGAACAAAAATATCATCGTGTTTAGTTAACGCTAAGGTTCCGAACTCTAACCTGAATAAAGAGCAACAGGAGGCTGTTAATTCGCTTGGAAAGGATAAGGACATCTTTATCTTACCAGCTGACAAAGGCAGGTGTACCGTTGTGTTGGATAAGGTTGATTATGACAAGAAAGTGAGTGAATTATTGAGTGATTCTAAGACCTATGAACTCCTCAAAAGGGACCCGACCAGTGGATATAAAAAGAAAGTGATCGATTGTCTACAGCAGCTTGAGAAATCGGAGGTTATTGACAGACCCTTGTATTACAAATTATACCCGGGGGAGTCGGTTCCTAAATTCTACGGGCTACCAAAGATCCACAAACAGCACGCCCCCTTACGACCGATCGTAAGCAGCATAGACTCTGTTACCTACAATGTTGCTAAACACCTAGCATACATAATCGGTCCATTAGTCGGTAAGTCGCAA of Amphiura filiformis chromosome 14, Afil_fr2py, whole genome shotgun sequence contains these proteins:
- the LOC140169439 gene encoding uncharacterized protein; the protein is MTENIHKYIGNQFGKDCLNSGYKAEKIIAKAQKDLLNERVRQTNFTINVLKNKVSEISDNLRGRLPGDVHDRVSQFTAQSQLTQHQKSKERQQNKYARLQNSAPSARRSRSDLDKNWRNNDGLHPDSDLKDRWVKNLSSRPLSVVERDVLAKGLNYSVAPDRIPHVELITATESAIKHNNLDTSTADELRTKISSCLVNAKVPNSNLNKEQQEAVNSLGKDKDIFILPADKGRCTVVLDKVDYDKKVSELLSDSKTYELLKRDPTSGYKKKVIDCLQQLEKSEVIDRPLYYKLYPGESVPKFYGLPKIHKQHAPLRPIVSSIDSVTYNVAKHLAYIIGPLVGKSQHHIVNSKDFVDKIKDIQLEEGETITSYDVSALFTCVPPDEAVDVVKEFLINDNTKAKEQSLILIKKDTHTDQYLLFDSHHPLVHKLGVIKTLFHRADTISSNEDAKTKEHKHLKSALGACGYRKWTFEKALHKPKSPTKDDASHTATAGEEKRRHNVTIPYVSELSEKIRRIFRGYQIPVSFKPTNTLRQKLVHPKDKVPKDKQNNLVYAIPCTDNGCKDLYIGETKQPLAKRMYQHRRASSGCGDSAVYSHLNSTNHTFDNKDVVILDRESRWFERGVKEAVYVKREEPSLNRGGASLGNSDITSAEDSEHGEDHQKMYLQ